From a single Macrobrachium rosenbergii isolate ZJJX-2024 chromosome 7, ASM4041242v1, whole genome shotgun sequence genomic region:
- the LOC136840380 gene encoding uncharacterized protein: MKRTSDRAMVVKLCLDGKVVNIVSAYAPQAGWDEVEKVTFWEEVDRQLSEIPAEERLIIGGDMNGHVGRTREGIERVHGGWGVGERNDEEERSHLRGVRNCKILNGECVATQHMVVVMDLEIRNTVKGRLHVSHQQLSGGS; encoded by the exons ATGAAGAGGACAAGTGACAGAGCAATGGTTGTGAAACTGTGCCTAGATGGAAAAGTAGTCAACATCGTGAGTGCTTATGCCCCTCAAGCAGGATGggatgaagttgagaaagtgaCATTTTGGGAGGAAGTGGACcgacagttgagtgaaataccagcagaagagagattaattattggtggtgacatgaatggacatgttggaaggaccagagagggcattgagagggtgcatggtggctggggagttggagagagaaatgacgaggaAGA aagatcacatctgagaggggtgagaaattgtaaaattttaaatggagagtgtgtggcaACACAGCACAtggtggtggtaatggacttggaaataaggAACACAGTAAAAGGCAGGCTGcacgtgtcccatcaacaattaagtggtggaagctga